The following nucleotide sequence is from Verrucomicrobiota bacterium.
CCACTGAACGAATTGGGCAGGACGATCGTGCGGATCGTTTGCCATCGCGTAGCGCCCAGGTTCCAGCACGCTTCGCGGAAGGCGATGGGCACGGCGCCGAGGGCTTCGCGGGTGCTGGTGATGATGACGGGCAGATTCATGACCGCAATGGTGAGCGAGGCGGTGAGCAGTCCAGCCTTCCATCCGGTCGCAGGTTGATTCGGGTCTGCGATCACGCGGTTGACCGCCGGAAGCATGACCAGGACGAAGGCGCCCAGGCCGAACAGGCCGTGCACAATACTGGGCACGCCAGCCAGGCTGGTGACCGTGATGCTGATCGTGCGGTTTAGCCAGCCTTCCTTCGCGTACTCGCTCAGATAAATCGCGGCGAGAATCCCGACGGGCGCCACGAAGATCAGGGATCCCAGGACGAGATAGAAAGTGCCGACCAGCGGCGCCCAGAGCCCGCCTTCCTTGGCGATGTTGACTGGATTCCGCCACAGGTAATCGAGAGAAAGCACGGGAGCAGCTTTGACGAATATGTCCACCAGAATGGCCCCGAGCGGGATGACCAACACCGCGCAAAAGGCGAACATCAGCCGTTTGTTCCAGGTGGCGCGCCGGGTCTTGCGGCGCTCGAATTCACTTTGCGCAAAAGGATTGGCCTCGAATGAAGCGACCCCGACCAGCGTGGTGGAAGTTTCGGACCCGGCGCTCATGTCACCCCTTGTTCGCTTTCTTAACCCCTTTCACGATCAGATCAGAGGCGACGTTAATGCCGCAGGTGGCGATGAAAAGCACGATGCCGAGGATGAACAGCACTCGATAATGCTCGCTGCCATGCACGGTTTCACCCATCTCTGCGGCGATCGTCGCGGTCATGGTGCGAACCGGGTCCGTGAGCGCTTGCGGGATGCGGTTGTTGTGCCCGGTGGCGAGCAGCACGGCCATGGTCTCGCCAATCGCGCGGCCCATGCCGAGCATGCACGCGGCCAGCAAACCGTTGCGGGCCGCGGGAAACAAAACGCGGCGCACCGTTTCCCACGTATTCGCGCCGA
It contains:
- the pstA gene encoding phosphate ABC transporter permease PstA, with the translated sequence MFAFCAVLVIPLGAILVDIFVKAAPVLSLDYLWRNPVNIAKEGGLWAPLVGTFYLVLGSLIFVAPVGILAAIYLSEYAKEGWLNRTISITVTSLAGVPSIVHGLFGLGAFVLVMLPAVNRVIADPNQPATGWKAGLLTASLTIAVMNLPVIITSTREALGAVPIAFREACWNLGATRWQTIRTIVLPNSFSGILTGIILTVSRAAGETAPILFTGATFFKFVADHGWDKLFPYSPGEPFMAMSMHLNIIANQISQMPEVMKFGSAAVLIGLILFINSFAIVLRVWLRGRKRW